A stretch of Sulfurimonas autotrophica DSM 16294 DNA encodes these proteins:
- the ruvX gene encoding Holliday junction resolvase RuvX — protein sequence MKYIAIDLGLKRIGLAYSAHKDIVTPLPAVIRKNRNQASSEVKKIIQEWEADAVVIGVPLGGSSEDEMRRRIEHFMNLVDFEGKVLYQDEAGSSLEAENMMKGKIKYIRDGRVDSLSAMVILQRFLAKKFKF from the coding sequence GTGAAATACATTGCAATAGATTTGGGTCTTAAACGTATAGGCTTGGCATATTCAGCGCATAAAGATATAGTAACACCACTTCCTGCCGTGATAAGAAAAAATCGTAATCAGGCATCATCTGAAGTAAAAAAAATTATACAAGAGTGGGAAGCAGATGCTGTTGTCATCGGTGTACCTCTGGGTGGAAGCAGCGAAGATGAAATGCGAAGACGCATTGAACATTTTATGAATTTAGTTGATTTTGAGGGTAAAGTGCTTTATCAGGATGAAGCCGGCAGTTCGCTTGAAGCTGAAAATATGATGAAAGGTAAAATAAAATATATTCGTGATGGAAGGGTTGATTCCCTATCTGCGATGGTAATACTTCAAAGATTTTTAGCAAAGAAATTTAAATTCTAA
- the mnmE gene encoding tRNA uridine-5-carboxymethylaminomethyl(34) synthesis GTPase MnmE: MNETIAAIATANGIGSIAIIRLSGEHALDIAKKLTCKENFTPRHATLTNIYNDNNELIDEAIVIYFKGPYSFTAEDVVEIQCHGGFIVAQTILRATLKAGARLANAGEFSKRAFFNGRIDLSEAEAIAQLIEAKSEDAAKILASQMKGSLKEFIEQVRDDIIHILAYSEVSIDYAEEDLPEDLVAQIQAKLDELYTLLEKTLITSKSREGLMQGFRVAIIGKPNVGKSSLLNTLLNYNRAIVSDIAGTTRDTIEEQVKIGTHLIRIVDTAGIRESNDEIERIGIQRSLEAINESDIVIALFDGSRKADEEDEQILELIKQNRDKKEMLVVKNKIDLEQKFHLENLAFDLELNSRNDVTALVKKLEAIMDASNVSDEIMLISQRQISAVEATIQNIKEAFEPLQDQELEIFSFHLNEAVKEMASITRPFENDEMLDKMFGSFCLGK; this comes from the coding sequence ATGAATGAGACTATAGCCGCCATTGCAACAGCCAATGGTATCGGCTCTATTGCTATTATACGATTAAGCGGTGAGCATGCTTTAGATATAGCAAAAAAGCTTACATGTAAAGAAAACTTCACTCCCAGACATGCAACACTTACAAATATTTATAATGATAATAATGAACTTATTGATGAAGCTATTGTTATTTATTTTAAAGGGCCGTACTCTTTTACGGCTGAAGATGTTGTAGAAATTCAGTGTCACGGTGGGTTTATTGTTGCACAAACTATACTCAGGGCAACACTTAAAGCCGGAGCACGTCTTGCAAATGCCGGTGAGTTTTCCAAACGGGCTTTTTTTAACGGTAGAATTGATTTAAGTGAAGCAGAGGCAATTGCACAACTCATAGAAGCAAAAAGTGAAGATGCGGCAAAGATTCTTGCTTCTCAAATGAAGGGATCGCTTAAAGAGTTTATAGAACAGGTTCGTGATGATATTATTCATATTTTAGCGTATAGTGAAGTAAGTATTGATTATGCCGAAGAAGATTTACCCGAAGATTTAGTAGCACAAATACAAGCCAAACTAGATGAACTTTATACCTTACTTGAAAAAACACTCATAACCTCAAAATCACGAGAAGGTTTAATGCAGGGGTTTCGTGTGGCTATTATAGGCAAGCCCAATGTCGGCAAAAGCTCACTCTTAAATACTTTACTTAATTATAATCGTGCCATAGTGAGCGATATAGCGGGTACGACACGTGATACGATTGAAGAGCAAGTTAAAATCGGGACACACCTGATACGTATTGTCGATACGGCAGGTATCCGTGAATCAAACGATGAGATAGAACGCATAGGAATACAGCGCTCTCTTGAAGCTATCAATGAGAGTGATATAGTTATAGCACTTTTTGACGGCTCACGTAAAGCCGATGAAGAAGATGAGCAGATTCTTGAGCTTATAAAGCAAAACAGAGATAAAAAAGAGATGCTTGTTGTTAAAAATAAAATAGATTTAGAGCAGAAATTTCATTTAGAAAATTTGGCTTTTGACTTGGAATTAAACTCTAGAAACGATGTCACGGCTTTGGTGAAAAAACTTGAAGCAATAATGGATGCAAGCAATGTAAGTGATGAAATCATGCTTATTTCCCAACGTCAAATCTCTGCCGTTGAAGCAACTATACAAAACATAAAAGAAGCTTTCGAGCCGCTGCAAGATCAGGAATTGGAAATTTTTTCATTTCATCTCAATGAAGCGGTTAAAGAGATGGCAAGCATTACCCGTCCGTTTGAAAATGATGAAATGCTCGATAAAATGTTCGGCTCTTTTTGTCTGGGTAAATAG
- a CDS encoding Jag N-terminal domain-containing protein has translation MIKIEAVTLEGAFKDAAAALDCSVTQLAVEVVQAPSGGFLGLFKKKAIIVATIKNELLDEKKKVATVQVPETPKVIEVAEDITPAHTMLNDTIMPTSFVSDQDEDEMEEDLASGLDYTADYDDEYDDEISEEAAPLVDIQVVAKEVKADINKLFDLICFEIEKIEVSAYDKETLLIEFKGEDAALLIGKEGYRYKALSYMIFNWINTKYDVQLRLEIAEFLKNQEESVARYLTNVYENIDRDGRAQTKILDGVLVQIALKELRERYPDKYVVIRSTKDGLKYIIVNDYHNN, from the coding sequence ATGATTAAAATTGAAGCAGTAACATTAGAAGGTGCATTTAAAGATGCAGCTGCTGCCTTGGATTGCTCGGTAACTCAACTAGCTGTTGAAGTTGTACAGGCTCCAAGTGGTGGATTTTTAGGATTGTTTAAAAAGAAAGCGATAATCGTTGCAACGATAAAAAATGAGCTTTTGGATGAAAAGAAAAAAGTAGCAACAGTGCAGGTTCCTGAAACTCCAAAAGTTATAGAAGTAGCAGAAGATATAACACCGGCACATACAATGCTTAATGATACTATTATGCCGACTTCTTTTGTTAGTGATCAAGATGAAGACGAGATGGAAGAAGACTTGGCAAGCGGTCTTGATTATACGGCAGATTATGATGATGAATATGATGATGAAATATCCGAAGAAGCAGCACCTTTGGTTGATATACAAGTTGTAGCAAAAGAGGTAAAAGCAGATATTAACAAGCTTTTTGATCTTATATGTTTTGAGATAGAAAAAATAGAAGTTTCAGCTTATGATAAAGAAACACTCCTTATAGAGTTCAAAGGTGAAGATGCTGCATTGTTAATCGGGAAAGAGGGGTACAGATATAAAGCACTCTCATATATGATATTTAATTGGATTAATACAAAGTATGATGTGCAGCTGCGTCTTGAAATAGCAGAATTTTTGAAAAACCAAGAAGAATCCGTTGCAAGATATTTAACAAACGTATATGAAAATATAGATAGAGACGGACGTGCTCAGACAAAAATACTTGATGGTGTTTTGGTACAAATTGCTTTGAAAGAGCTGCGAGAGAGATACCCTGATAAATACGTTGTTATCCGTTCCACAAAAGACGGACTCAAATATATAATCGTAAACGATTATCATAATAATTAA